A genomic region of Zygotorulaspora mrakii chromosome 7, complete sequence contains the following coding sequences:
- the GLN4 gene encoding glutamine--tRNA ligase (similar to Saccharomyces cerevisiae GLN4 (YOR168W); ancestral locus Anc_6.51), with product MTEIDQLIDRFKSVGFEEPKIKEITKNKKVSDSLSELIEEAPAGNEWDKSQRALLHNLASLIKGSTLTNSKLIIDGIVCGDLKTALQVDAAYKYVRENAEGATKEGMNACSGVGIEVSEDQVRKSVQTYIDDNKVTILEQRYKLVPGIFAKVKNLPELKWADPRSFKPIIDSEILKVLGPKDERDLVKKKAKGTETKKNQKKKDSEAISDTSKRTMFTEGFLGDLHAVDDNPQATPELLAEHLKAVNGQVRTRFPPEPNGYLHIGHSKAIMVNFGYAKHNNGVCYLRFDDTNPEAEAPEYFESIKRMVSWLGFEPWKITYSSDYFDKLYELAEVLIKNGKAYVCHSTPEEIRAGRGIKADGTPGGERFACKWRERPIKENLEEFTKMRDGFYKPGEATLRMKQDLNSPSPQMWDLIAYRVLNAEHPRTGNKWKIYPTYDFTHCLVDSFENITHSLCTTEFYLSRESYEWLCDQVHVFRPTQREYGRLNITGTVLSKRKIAKLVEGKYVRGWDDPRLFTLEAIRRRGVPPGAILSFINTLGVTTSTTNIQVVRFESAIRKYLEDTTPRLMFILDPIEVIVDNLNDDYEEIVKIPFRPGTPEFGERSVPFTNKFYIERSDFSESTDDKEFFRLTPNQPVGLIKVPHTVSFKSLEKDSNGKITRIHVKYENDAKDVKTMKPKTYIQWVPVSSKYKSPIKVKETRVYNQLFKSENPSAHPDGYLADINPKSELVYATSLIEHNFNTIVDKSPWVVESAKESEFYVKEDASGKEVCRFQGMRVGYFALDKDSGKDGIILNRIVNLKDSSK from the coding sequence ATGACGGAGATTGATCAGTTGATAGACCGCTTTAAAAGTGTTGGTTTCGAGGAACCGAAAATAAAGGAgattacaaaaaataaaaaggtGTCAGATTCGCTTTCAGAATTGATCGAGGAAGCACCCGCCGGAAATGAATGGGACAAGTCACAGAGGGCTTTGCTACACAATTTGGCCAGTTTAATCAAAGGTTCGACTCTCACTAACAGCAAATTGATCATTGATGGAATTGTTTGCGGTGACTTGAAGACAGCTTTGCAGGTCGATGCCGCGTACAAATATGTCAGGGAGAATGCGGAAGGGGCTACAAAAGAGGGTATGAACGCTTGCTCAGGAGTTGGTATTGAAGTTTCGGAGGATCAAGTGAGAAAAAGTGTTCAAACAtatattgatgataataaaGTAACCATTCTAGAACAGCGTTATAAGCTTGTGCCAGGTATATTTGCAAAAGTCAAGAATTTGCCTGAATTGAAATGGGCCGACCCACGTAGTTTCAAACCGATTATTGATTCCGAAATTCTGAAAGTGCTGGGGCCCAAGGATGAAAGAGACctggtgaagaaaaaagcaaaaggCACTGAgaccaaaaaaaatcaaaagaagaaggattCTGAGGCCATCAGCGATACTTCGAAGAGAACTATGTTTACCGAAGGTTTCTTAGGAGATCTGCATGCGGTTGATGATAATCCTCAAGCTACTCCAGAACTCTTAGCTGAGCATTTAAAAGCAGTTAACGGCCAAGTAAGAACAAGATTCCCACCAGAACCCAATGGATATCTACATATTGGTCACTCAAAAGCCATCATGGTTAACTTTGGCTATGCGAAACATAATAATGGTGTTTGCTACCTGAGATTTGACGATACAAATCCTGAAGCTGAAGCAccagaatattttgaatcaatcaAGAGAATGGTTTCGTGGCTTGGATTTGAACCTTGGAAAATTACTTATTCAAGTGATTATTTCGATAAATTATATGAACTGGCAGAAGTCCTGATAAAGAATGGTAAAGCATATGTTTGCCATTCTACACCTGAGGAAATCAGAGCGGGACGTGGTATTAAGGCGGATGGTACTCCTGGAGGTGAAAGATTTGCATGTAAATGGCGCGAAAGGCCGATCAAAGAGAACTTGGAagaatttacaaaaatgaGAGACGGTTTTTACAAGCCGGGTGAAGCCACTTTAAGAATGAAACAAGATTTAAATTCTCCAAGCCCTCAAATGTGGGATTTAATCGCATATAGAGTCTTAAATGCAGAACATCCAAGGACTGGTaacaaatggaaaattTATCCAACCTACGATTTCACACATTGTCTGGTtgactcttttgaaaatatcacgCATTCTTTATGTACCACAGAGTTTTACCTGTCAAGAGAAAGTTATGAATGGTTGTGTGATCAAGTCCATGTGTTCAGACCAACTCAAAGAGAATATGGCCGTCTTAATATTACAGGTACCGTTTTAtctaaaagaaaaattgcTAAATTAGTGGAAGGTAAATACGTTAGAGGATGGGATGATCCAAGATTGTTCACATTAGAAGCCATCCGTAGACGTGGTGTTCCACCTGGTGCTATTTTATCCTTCATCAATACTTTAGGAGTTACAACGAGCACAACCAATATTCAAGTTGTTAGATTCGAGAGTGCAATTAGAAAGTATTTGGAAGATACAACACCAAGATTAATGTTTATTCTCGATCCGATTGAAGTTATTGTTGACAATCTAAATGACGATTACGAAGAGATTGTTAAGATTCCATTCAGACCGGGTACACCTGAATTTGGTGAAAGATCAGTCCCATTCACAAATAAATTTTACATTGAAAGATCTGATTTCTCTGAGTCGACtgatgataaagaatttttcagattgaCCCCAAACCAGCCAGTTGGCTTAATTAAGGTACCACATACTGTATCGTTCAAGAGTTTGGAGAAAGACAGCAATGGTAAAATTACCAGAATTCATGTTAAGTACGAAAATGACGCAAAGGATGTAAAAACAATGAAACCAAAGACATATATTCAGTGGGTCCCAGTATCTTCAAAGTATAAATCGCCTATCAAGGTGAAGGAGACTCGTGTTTATAACCAACTATTCAAATCAGAAAATCCATCTGCTCACCCTGACGGTTACTTGGCTGACATTAATCCGAAAAGTGAATTGGTTTATGCCACTTCTTTGATCGAACATAATTTCAACACCATTGTTGACAAATCGCCATGGGTTGTTGAGTCAGCTAAAGAATCAGAGTTTTACGTTAAGGAAGATGCTAGTGGCAAAGAAGTCTGTAGATTCCAGGGTATGAGAGTTGGATATTTCGCTTTGGATAAAGATAGTGGAAAAGACGGCATTATTTTGAACAGAATtgtgaatttgaaagatagCTCGAAATGA
- the TMA7 gene encoding Tma7p (similar to Saccharomyces cerevisiae TMA7 (YLR262C- A); ancestral locus Anc_6.50), with protein sequence MSGRQGGKAKPLKQKKKDQRDLDPEELAFKEKQKQDAAAKKAFMSNVKSGKPLVGGGIKKSGKK encoded by the coding sequence ATGTCTGGTCGTCAAGGTGGTAAGGCTAAGCCTttgaagcaaaagaagaaggatcAAAGAGATCTTGATCCGGAAGAACTTGCTTTTaaagaaaagcaaaaaCAGGACGCTGCAGCCAAAAAGGCCTTCATGTCAAATGTCAAAAGTGGTAAGCCATTAGTCGGTGGTGGTATCAAGAAATCTGGCAAAAAATGA
- the YPT6 gene encoding Rab family GTPase YPT6 (similar to Saccharomyces cerevisiae YPT6 (YLR262C); ancestral locus Anc_6.49), with protein sequence MSSNRAGKSLTKYKIVFLGEQGVGKTSLITRFMYDTFDDHYQATIGIDFLSKTMYLDDKTIRLQLWDTAGQERFRSLIPSYIRDSRVAIVVYDITKKKSFEFIDKWIEDVKNERGEENVILSIVGNKSDLSDERQVSTEEGEIKAKLLGAKVFMETSTKAGYNVKNLFKKIAKSLPEFQDGQQSIIDSNTSNDNQKDVNKPGVIDISTNDEQTEGGCQC encoded by the coding sequence ATGAGTAGTAATAGGGCGGGGAAATCTTTAACCAAGTACAAAATTGTGTTCTTGGGTGAACAAGGTGTTGGTAAAACATCATTAATCACAAGATTCATGTATGACACATTTGATGATCACTACCAAGCGACAATTGgaattgattttctatcaAAGACGATGTACTTGGATGACAAAACAATTAGATTGCAACTTTGGGATACTGCTGGACAGGAAAGATTTCGGTCACTTATACCATCTTATATTAGGGATTCAAGAGTTGCAATTGTAGTATATGACataacaaagaaaaaatcgTTTGAATTCATAGACAAATGGATTGAAGATGTAAAAAACGAGAGAGGTGAAGAGAATGTCATACTTTCTATAGTAGGTAATAAGAGTGATTTAAGTGATGAAAGACAAGTATCAACAGAAGAAGGTGAAATAAAGGCGAAATTATTGGGTGCAAAAGTTTTTATGGAAACATCAACAAAAGCTGGTTATAATGTTAAAAAtctatttaaaaaaattgcaaaatctCTACCTGAATTTCAAGATGGGCAGCAGTCAATTATAGACAGTAATACTAGTAAtgataatcaaaaagatgttaATAAACCTGGTGTAATTGATATTAGTACCAACGACGAGCAAACCGAAGGCGGTTGTCagtgttga
- the LCB5 gene encoding sphinganine kinase LCB5 (similar to Saccharomyces cerevisiae LCB5 (YLR260W) and LCB4 (YOR171C); ancestral locus Anc_6.48) — MSMPVRAENAIRGRDFYKATLTDDGILITSHGHVRSGSYSDYDRHYHSTNASSTSLQSIQSNNTFLETASLVSCVTCLSDTDNNDRLLRAANVSQEQIRQQNGQLSANTVIPFSRILNATYLTSTHNDSSPGLDSVGNDSDRLTKGTDLSNNSKSGTNHDLEDGDGDADDLDDVDISPLVGHSSFSNASQIDSKNNKDFPLVEITLAKPRRHDIVPKRLILSLNQQSKIPIKSDIVEEILSKSYQNIKRERSILVIINPHGGKGNAKKLFMSKCKPILLASKCSIDMAYTKYSGHATDIARTLDIDKYDTIACASGDGIPYEVINGLFQRPDRVDAFNKVAVTQLPCGSGNAMSVSCHWTSNPSYAALCLVKSIESRIDLMCCSQQSYYASFPRLSFLSQTYGVIAESDINTEFIRWMGPARFELGVAFNVLQRKKYPCDIYVKYAAKSKNELKIHYLAYKNRDDTNDNNENDIENDIENGNRDGSGTGSEGSSKKRMVTEMDFKLKYPLDNGIPQDWEKIDPSITDNLGIFYTGKMPYIAADTKFFPAALPSDGAMDLVITDARTPVTRMAPILLGLDRGSHVLQPEVIHSKIVAYKLIPKITSSLFSVDGEKFPLEPMQVEILPGLCKTLLRNGSFVDTEFDSI; from the coding sequence ATGAGCATGCCAGTGAGAGCAGAAAATGCGATTCGAGGCAGAGATTTCTATAAAGCCACTCTGACGGATGACGGTATATTGATCACCTCACATGGGCACGTTCGCAGCGGTAGCTATTCTGATTACGACCGACATTACCATTCGACAAACGCCAGTTCCACTAGTTTGCAGAGCATCCAAAGCAACAACACTTTTCTGGAAACCGCGTCTTTGGTAAGTTGTGTTACTTGCTTGAGCGACACAGACAACAATGATAGACTGCTGAGGGCAGCTAATGTGTCCCAGGAGCAGATCAGACAGCAAAATGGGCAATTATCGGCCAATACGGTCATTCCGTTCAGTAGAATCCTCAATGCCACATATCTAACCAGTACTCATAACGACTCCTCACCAGGTTTGGATTCCGTTGGAAATGATAGTGATCGCCTGACTAAAGGTACTGATCTTAGTAACAACAGCAAGAGTGGCACTAACCATGATCTCGAGGACGGTGATGGCGATGCTGATGACCTCGATGACGTTGATATTTCACCGCTAGTTGGACactcttcattttcgaaCGCCTCGCAGATtgattcaaagaataaCAAAGACTTCCCTCTTGTGGAAATAACTCTGGCTAAACCGAGGAGACATGACATAGTACCTAAGAGACTGATCCTTTCCCTAAATCAGCAATCGAAGATTCCGATAAAATCAGATAtcgttgaagaaattcTCTCAAAGAGTTAccaaaatatcaagagaGAAAGGTCTATATTGGTTATAATTAATCCTCATGGTGGTAAAggaaatgcaaaaaaattattcatGTCAAAATGTAAGCCAATTCTATTAGCAAGTAAGTGTTCGATAGACATGGCTTATACGAAATACTCTGGACATGCTACGGATATAGCTCGTACCCTTGATATCGATAAGTATGATACAATTGCTTGCGCATCAGGCGATGGAATTCCATATGAGGTTATAAATGGTTTATTTCAAAGACCCGATAGGGTTGATGCTTTCAATAAAGTGGCTGTTACGCAGCTGCCGTGTGGCTCAGGTAACGCAATGAGTGTTTCTTGTCATTGGACAAGTAATCCTTCGTATGCGGCTCTTTGTTTAGTCAAATCTATTGAATCGAGAATAGATCTAATGTGCTGTTCTCAACAATCGTACTATGCCAGTTTTCCAAgattatcatttttgagtCAAACTTATGGTGTTATCGCTGAGTCTGATATTAATACAGAATTCATTAGATGGATGGGACCAGCAAGATTCGAATTAGGTGTCGCATTTAATGTTTtacaaaggaaaaaatatccATGTGATATCTACGTTAAATATGCTGCGaagtcaaaaaatgagCTGAAAATTCACTACTTAGCTTATAAAAACCGTGATGACACTAATGacaataatgaaaatgatattgaaaatgatattgaaaatggaaacaGGGATGGAAGTGGAACTGGGAGCGAAGGTAGCAGtaaaaagagaatggtAACAGAAATGGATTTCAAGTTGAAATATCCACTCGATAATGGAATCCCTCAGGATTGGGAAAAAATAGATCCAAGTATCACCGATAACTTGGGAATCTTTTATACCGGTAAAATGCCGTATATTGCTGCTGatacaaaatttttccCTGCTGCATTACCTTCCGACGGAGCTATGGATCTTGTTATAACAGATGCGAGGACACCAGTAACACGAATGGCCCCAATTTTACTTGGCCTCGATAGAGGCTCTCATGTTTTACAACCGGAAGTTATTCATTCTAAAATCGTCGCTTATAAACTGATACCGAAAATAACAAGTAGTTTATTCTCAGTCGATGGGGAAAAATTTCCATTAGAACCAATGcaagttgaaattttgcCTGGTTTATGTAAAACTTTACTAAGGAATGGTTCTTTTGTTGATACAGAATTTGATTCTATTTGA
- the HSP60 gene encoding chaperone ATPase HSP60 (similar to Saccharomyces cerevisiae HSP60 (YLR259C); ancestral locus Anc_6.47): protein MLRSVATRSSASARSSLFSKLLRRTYSSHKELKFGVEGRAALLRGVETLADAVSATLGPKGRNVLIEQPFGAPKITKDGVTVARAIVLEDKFENMGAKLLQEVASKTNEAAGDGTTSATVLGRAIFTESVKNVAAGCNPMDLRRGSQAAVEKVIEFLRENKKEITTSEEIAQVATISANGDSHVGKLLASAMEKVGKEGVITIREGRTLEDELEVTEGMRFDRGFISPYFITDPKSGKVEFEKPLLLISEKKISAIQEILPALELSNQSRRPLLILAEDIDGEALAACILNKLRGQVKVCAVKAPGFGDNRKNTLGDIAILTGSTVFTEELDLKPEQCTIDQLGSCDSITITKEDTVILNGNGNKDSIETRIEQIKNSIDLTTTNSYEKEKLQERLAKLSGGVAVIRVGGSSEVEVGEKKDRYDDALNATRAAVEEGILPGGGTALVKASRILDDVKVDNFDQKLGVDIIRKAITRPAKQIIENAGEEGSVIVGKLVDEFGDDFAKGYDAATSNYTDMLAAGIIDPFKVVRSGLVDASGVASLLATTEVAIVDAPQPPSAGGAGGMPGGMPGMPGMM, encoded by the coding sequence ATGTTGAGATCTGTTGCTACTCGTTCTAGTGCTAGTGCCCGTTCTTCGCTTTTCTCTAAGCTTTTGCGTCGTACTTATTCCAGTCACAAGGAATTGAAGTTCGGTGTCGAGGGTAGAGCAGCACTGTTGAGAGGTGTGGAGACGTTGGCTGATGCAGTTTCTGCTACTTTAGGGCCAAAGGGCAGAAATGTTCTTATTGAACAGCCTTTTGGTGCACCAAAGATCACCAAAGACGGTGTAACTGTCGCAAGAGCTATTGTTCTAGAAGACAAGTTTGAGAACATGGGTGCTAAGCTGCTGCAGGAAGTTGCGTCCAAGACGAACGAAGCTGCCGGTGACGGTACGACATCTGCCACCGTGCTGGGGAGAGCTATCTTCACGGAATCTGTCAAAAATGTAGCAGCCGGTTGTAATCCTATGGATCTAAGAAGAGGCTCGCAAGCGgcagttgaaaaagtcaTCGAGTTCTTGAGGGAAAACAAGAAGGAAATCACCACGAGCGAAGAGATCGCCCAAGTGGCCACTATCAGTGCCAATGGAGATTCCCATGTTGGTAAACTCTTGGCCTCTGCGATGGAGAAGGTCGGCAAGGAAGGTGTTATTACTATCAGAGAAGGTAGAACTCTGGAAGACGAACTTGAGGTCACGGAAGGTATGAGATTCGACCGCGGTTTTATTTCCCCTTATTTCATCACCGATCCTAAATCGGGCaaagttgaatttgaaaaaccatTACTGTTAATcagtgaaaagaagatttcGGCAATCCAAGAGATTTTGCCTGCACTTGAATTGTCAAACCAATCAAGAAGGCCTTTATTGATTCTTGCAGAGGACATTGATGGCGAAGCTTTGGCTGCTTGtattttgaacaaattaAGAGGTCAAGTCAAAGTTTGTGCTGTGAAAGCTCCTGGATTTGGTGACAATAGAAAGAACACTCTTGGAGATATCGCTATACTAACTGGCAGCACAGTCTTCACTGAAGAACTAGACTTGAAGCCAGAACAATGTACTATCGACCAACTAGGTTCCTGTGATTCAATTACCATTACGAAGGAAGATACTGTCATTTTGAATGGTAACGGTAACAAAGACTCCATTGAAACAAGAATTGAACagatcaaaaattcaattgatttgaCAACAACAAACTCCtacgaaaaagaaaaattacagGAAAGACTGGCAAAATTGTCTGGTGGTGTTGCAGTCATTAGAGTTGGAGGCTCATCCGAAGTCGAAGTCGGCGAAAAGAAAGATCGTTACGATGATGCTTTGAACGCAACAAGAGCCGCCGTCGAAGAAGGCATATTACCAGGTGGTGGTACCGCTTTAGTTAAGGCTTCTCGTATACTGGATGATGTCAAAGTTGATAACTTTGACCAAAAGTTGGGTGTTGACATCATCAGAAAAGCAATTACGAGACCCGCAAAacaaattattgaaaatgcaggTGAAGAAGGCTCCGTTATCGTCGGCAAACTAGTTGACGAATTTGGTGATGATTTTGCAAAGGGTTATGACGCAGCAACCAGCAATTATACTGATATGTTAGCTGCTGGTATCATCGATCCCTTCAAGGTTGTCAGATCAGGTTTAGTAGACGCTTCTGGTGTTGCATCCTTGTTGGCAACTACCGAGGTGGCCATCGTCGATGCTCCACAGCCTCCATCTGCTGGCGGTGCTGGCGGTATGCCAGGTGGTATGCCAGGAATGCCTGGTATGATGTGA
- the RRN11 gene encoding Rrn11p (similar to Saccharomyces cerevisiae RRN11 (YML043C); ancestral locus Anc_6.46) produces MFDIPIGLTSKRIRAAEKLRYEYCNNLYRRYRQSQGIMDNGLPTPENSATEASETEEGSQKKRKRLRRRWKTIMGESYSDCDSDDDDLEELIQTGDDDVEHKEEDQERIFFKRYHKPQHTFENWQTDASKRAPIRRNKISFSKLNRIQKRSKNNMEKSFAFASHKNKVFFNSISQGLEYIDPELGDTETFNIKHIRLLTNLLQLHVSRHNWTLAYKCFALLIRIPKVDIRNLWGIGDRILAEREPVKSLEFLEWMNSVYSSRMKFSEDINYQRPPVFTKGSRDHVPKYTVTFLWISLISCTREMEESGGNDNLNEGDALLDLIERISELILSPPFMEDSEIWFIYALCHMIKADKLSSQFNQNLVGSARDIASNQVFQHIQNSKTFLQTCASKGDFHFPKRYIERQLESFEKRIQQLDIIQSNTDQDDIYHSEDFDYHISHYEDSSSDGLESSS; encoded by the coding sequence ATGTTCGACATACCTATAGGATTAACAAGCAAACGAATACGAGCTGCAGAAAAGCTTCGATATGAATATTGTAATAACCTTTACCGAAGATACCGCCAGAGCCAAGGAATTATGGACAATGGATTACCTACACCCGAAAATTCAGCTACAGAGGCCAGCGAGACTGAGGAAGGGTcacagaagaaaagaaagcgaCTAAGAAGGAGATGGAAGACCATCATGGGGGAGAGTTACTCAGATTGTGActctgatgatgatgatcttgaagaattgattcAAACAGGTGATGATGACGTAGAGCATAAAGAAGAGGACCAAGAGCGcatctttttcaagagataTCACAAACCACAACACACCTTCGAAAACTGGCAAACCGATGCCAGTAAAAGGGCACCAATACgaagaaacaaaatatcTTTCTCTAAATTAAATCGAATACAAAAACGTTCCAAAAATAACAtggaaaaatcttttgcaTTTGCCTCTCATAAGAACAAAGTATTCTTCAACTCGATAAGTCAAGGTTTAGAATATATCGATCCTGAACTCGGAGATACTGAGACTTTCAACATTAAGCATATTAGACTTTTGACAAATCTTTTACAGTTGCATGTTTCGCGGCATAATTGGACTCTAGCATACAAATGCTTCGCTTTACTGATCAGGATACCAAAAGTTGACATTCGGAACCTATGGGGTATAGGTGACAGGATACTGGCCGAAAGAGAACCCGTAAAATCATTGGAATTTCTTGAATGGATGAATAGTGTATATTCGTCCAGGATGAAATTTTCGGAAGATATTAATTATCAAAGACCACCAGTATTCACGAAAGGATCTAGAGATCACGTTCCAAAATACACTGTCACTTTTTTATGGATCTCTTTAATAAGCTGTACCAGGGAAATGGAAGAATCAGGTGGTAACGATAATTTAAATGAAGGCGATGCTTTACTGGATCTCATAGAAAGAATCTCGGAACTGATCTTGAGTCCTCCATTTATGGAAGATTCTGAGATTTGGTTCATTTACGCATTATGTCATATGATTAAAGCAGATAAATTATCAAGTCAATTCAATCAGAATCTTGTCGGATCTGCAAGAGATATTGCAAGTAATCAAGTTTTCCAGCATAtccaaaattcaaagactTTTTTACAAACGTGTGCGTCCAAGGGCGATTTCCATTTCCCAAAGCGATACATCGAAAGGCAACTAgaatcatttgaaaaaaggatTCAACAACTCGATATTATTCAAAGTAATACTGATCAAGACGACATTTATCATTcagaagattttgattatCATATATCACATTACGAAGATAGCTCGAGTGATGGCTTGGAATCAAGCTcctaa